One window from the genome of Saccharomyces mikatae IFO 1815 strain IFO1815 genome assembly, chromosome: 4 encodes:
- the MGT1 gene encoding methylated-DNA--protein-cysteine methyltransferase (similar to Saccharomyces cerevisiae MGT1 (YDL200C); ancestral locus Anc_8.447): MEEQFYYAYIDTVVTGVLLVFRKRTRSLVIASLGNDKQLLLDKVEAFLKRYEKQDMKYKLRELKDTEKYKKSIENYRIYLEKKMPLPSGAIPFEFLFGTEFQRKVWNELLKVEHGHVVTYGDIARRIGKPTAARSVGRACGSNNLALLVPCHRIIGNNKKLTGYKWSCKLKERLLNNERENEKNLNRV; encoded by the coding sequence ATGGAGGAACAATTTTACTACGCTTATATTGATACTGTGGTTACTGGAGTGCTCCTAGTGTTTAGGAAGAGAACTCGGAGCCTTGTTATTGCTTCGTTAGGTAATGATAAACAACTTCTTTTGGATAAAGTAGAGGCTTTTCTGAAGAGATACGAAAAACAGGATATGAAGTATAAGTTGCGAGAGTTAAAAGACACGGAAAAGTATAAAAAATCAATCGAAAACTACAGGATATAtctagaaaagaaaatgccGTTACCATCGGGTGCTATTCCCTTTGAATTTCTGTTTGGAACAGAATTTCAACGTAAAGTTTGGaatgaacttttgaaagtaGAGCATGGCCATGTCGTCACGTATGGAGATATTGCGAGAAGAATAGGAAAACCAACTGCTGCAAGGTCTGTTGGAAGAGCGTGTGGTTCGAACAACCTGGCGCTGTTGGTACCATGTCATAGAATCATTGGCAACAATAAGAAGTTAACGGGATATAAATGGAGTTGTAAACTGAAAGAACGGTTATTAAACAATGAAAGGGAGAATGAGAAAAATCTAAATAGAGTTTAA
- the TRM8 gene encoding tRNA (guanine46-N7)-methyltransferase (similar to Saccharomyces cerevisiae TRM8 (YDL201W); ancestral locus Anc_8.448) — MKAKPLSQDPGSKRYAYRINKEENRKELKHVKIDESTLVQEGQKIDLPKKRYYRQRAHSNPFSDHQLEYPVSPQDMDWSKLYPYYKNAENGDMIKKVTIADIGCGFGGLMIDLSPAFPDDLILGMEIRVQVTNYVEDRIIALRNNTASRHGFQNINVLRGNAMKFLPNFFGKGQLSKMFFCFPDPHFKQRKHKARIITNTLLSEYAYVLKEGGIVYTITDVKDLHEWMVKHLEEHPLFKRLSKEWEENDKCVEIMRNATEEGKKVERKKGDKFVACFIRLPTPTIL; from the coding sequence ATGAAGGCCAAACCACTTAGTCAGGATCCAGGCTCCAAACGTTACGCTTACCGTATAAATAAGGAAGAAAATCGTAAAGAGTTGAAGCATGTTAAGATAGATGAAAGTACTTTGGTGCAAGAAGGCCAAAAGATTGATTTGCCTAAGAAGAGATACTACCGTCAAAGAGCGCATTCCAACCCATTTTCAGACCACCAATTAGAGTACCCAGTATCTCCACAGGATATGGATTGGTCTAAATTGTATCCTTACTACAAAAATGCAGAAAACGGCGacatgataaaaaaagtgacAATAGCTGATATTGGTTGTGGATTCGGTGGGTTGATGATAGATTTGTCACCAGCCTTCCCTGACGATCTAATCCTAGGGATGGAAATTCGTGTGCAAGTTACGAATTATGTGGAGGATAGAATTATTGCTTTAAGAAACAATACAGCATCAAGGCAtggatttcaaaatatcaatgTCTTGAGAGGTAACGCTATGAAATTTTTACCTAATTTTTTCGGTAAAGGACAGCTTTCTAAAATGTTCTTCTGCTTCCCAGATCCTCACTTCAAACAGAGAAAACATAAGGCAAGAATTATTACTAATACTTTACTGAGTGAATACGCATACGTTTTAAAAGAAGGCGGTATTGTATATACCATTACCGATGTCAAAGATCTGCATGAGTGGATGGTAAAACATTTGGAAGAACATCCTTTGTTCAAACGGTTGAGCAAAGAATGGGAAGAAAACGATAAATGTGTAGAAATAATGAGAAATGCCACAGAGGAAGGTAAAAAAgtggaaaggaaaaaggGTGACAAGTTCGTTGCTTGTTTTATAAGATTACCAACGCCAACCATATTGTAA
- the MRPL11 gene encoding mitochondrial 54S ribosomal protein uL10m (similar to Saccharomyces cerevisiae MRPL11 (YDL202W); ancestral locus Anc_8.449) — MFRLGFMPKWVPKNELFGLTNAIRGGHKRFYALASEELSRKTVKPVDSRKTFLIDTYKHLMENSSMVLFVHYNNLSKTEDHHFRFKIKQTGGKLTKVRNNLFEVYLKNSHLPDPCGFVRRKEQNWKHPLLPLLKGPTATITYEDANPQQVAKLLKMLKLAQDKLLVIGAKVENQVLNAEKLNIFKTLPTKPEMQSQLVSVLQMLSGLGLVRTLESGSNALYLTLKSHQDNQNPKENVESDAAPKSKDSE; from the coding sequence ATGTTTCGTCTGGGATTTATGCCCAAATGGGTCCCAAAAAATGAGCTTTTTGGTTTGACAAATGCAATTCGTGGAGGACATAAGAGATTCTATGCTCTCGCTTCCGAAGAACTATCAAGAAAGACAGTAAAACCAGTGGACTCGAGGAAGACGTTTCTCATAGATACTTACAAGCATTTAATGGAGAACAGCTCCATGGTTCTTTTCGTACATTATAATAATCTTTCCAAGACGGAAGATCACCATTTCAGATTCAAGATTAAGCAAACCGGGGGGAAACTCACGAAGGTAAGAAACAACTTGTTTGAGGtctatttgaaaaattcacaTTTACCCGATCCATGTGGCTTCGTGAGACGCAAAGAGCAAAATTGGAAGCATCCCCTATTGCCACTGCTAAAGGGCCCCACGGCCACCATTACGTATGAAGACGCTAACCCTCAACAAGTGGCTAAGTTATTGAAGATGTTGAAGTTGGCACAGGATAAATTATTAGTAATTGGTGCCAAAGTGGAGAATCAAGTTCTAAACGCGGAAAAGTTGAACATTTTCAAGACCCTCCCCACAAAGCCGGAAATGCAATCCCAGTTGGTTAGCGTGTTACAAATGCTAAGTGGGCTCGGCTTGGTTCGCACATTGGAAAGTGGTTCGAATGCGCTGTACTTGACACTGAAATCTCACCAGGATAACCAGAACCCGAAAGAGAATGTGGAATCAGATGCCGCcccaaaatcaaaagattcAGAGTGA